The following coding sequences are from one Venturia canescens isolate UGA chromosome 5, ASM1945775v1, whole genome shotgun sequence window:
- the Sec16 gene encoding uncharacterized protein Sec16 isoform X10: MNNPYRARPSRSRPDPAAVLNYGVQNQNSWGSVPVTGPQSIPAQGGFQGQHQIGNQPKQSAGDPWDWGTDNADNGNDSWNWSVDQQAETQQQLPQQQQLPQQQQLSQQQPLQQHSQQFVPSYSSNMQTPPKPTQDNYYQNLNGNNRQMPMSQTHQIDGNIAQNIPSREPTPQQQQQPKQPDNYSIYSNYSANQQQPIPGRLGATKVSNPPSGNEHSQWLTTQQPQNQVTDNSDRQIPPFNPYFQTNPPNFDSKQLATSVPPQQPIPNNYNWNPEPTRTPQPSTNWQNHTEVPNTGYWNENPSNEPDNRFKSPPDTQWQPRNSQNSQPYAPNPPTNQWPQQNVNHDPEPINQRQLSRDSSINNTPPGPNMWNQAKGLTSSQSWQQMPVQSEVSSGQWSQQHSVDSTGNTTDAVSEEDMIPGRMSSKEWSQVKPPLAHFASSTASTTSGSIPNLSSSADPTDERKKSLATSVASSTSLNDSPTEGKAPISYQSPSTNWIRASETNSTSDNSENVLSRNKNHHENVDWNTDSDWGNSRPITDLSASVSQLSLGSDKSSQQQHEILHPDTTPSQSLAPEEMGPSAQAMGRTGQDNVPAQTPFETTPSEIPAHPPYPSNPSASMPESAIPQTSYDQWYNQNASQSQQQMGSSWYVNDRSRLPVQAQPQQQWNPDQNVENYENIQQSTEFVNLEVVTPVTQERDIYGSRDSINRETLENDQKPVVNMPKDNSTSLRDTRQEANNVEIPLIIQQSEQQPPENYEFASNDRNTFLETGELTDSHKEHESTPPSQDDENDEVPSDIPFLREVPGQSSSGDARRNRDDPTGQEQQIQSSPRVAPDPRRNDPTGQAQILPPRNIPERTERRDVPPGQERNSSGLPRSDNDTLERRNDPSGRERSLPPSQSRNDPSGEERVQSTQSVALETSELREVPGSGTAPEESSIPIDSTVRQIPGGASPNDTTQISDERNNARVVTGSTEVGLPVLSTSHQEQSTESRSKREEAVGASVGETPVGQPNRRDSYEDGDDEGSGNSRDGSRERRRDASPTERRRYDYDRKGPYYDRDREYDDDYYYDRRRGADYDRAYNSREDLDRRDASYREGDRRQNSRDDLDRHARDEPERRGRSKEDLDESDGRRRADDRRRGDRLDDPRRRDREPRDFDSRYSRMDPRDREYSERRRDERRPRRYDDYDPRDPPSRRDYYEDPYARSSRPSSRSSYNDRDRDYYMRARDPYYGYPAGYNGYDYGANYNANYFSYLENLRRTNPAAYSEWYHKYYANQHQPPVARTVGSTYQEDRASVHSGRSSCEDRTTTSEKRTLGDLSILEDSRIASRLTPTKFSTSHVIGSLSIGSLLHVHACYPADGDRAKVDVLRLDYHLMHDPIARELRAYPGPLIKQVGVTHKKTIIDYCESKIKKAAISDEPFDKASYILLYELMIMLIQQNGNVVGVDIAELLLQNKKEYPYSVTKESVRRESTISQRSGGTGGDEGSPGQEIVETVKQRKTVEQTTEEFRDTLLYGLVQEALEYAMAEGLWGHALFLASKLDKRTHALVMTRFANSLPAQDPLQTLYQLHSGRVPASVTCVSDPKWDDWRPHLAMIISNTSVNPEINRRSITTLGDTLAARGDIHAAHFCYILAQLDFGPYGSPGVKLVLIGSNHQRPYEEFVTPEAIMLTEIYEYARNLSEAGFTIVDLQTFKFESARKMVDYGLMEKALLYLEQIAVNIVNDPSKYKASFISDVYTLGDRIKYHDPVFKDSLDDAANLVWLNNLAEVLDRYQTGEIVQQDYKNLRVPDTLENYSSVEQEFRETVAQPRGIGRIDTNNYNEGPTSLMEVPNSEDQQAIWQPLSLPSNVQDQYTTVDQTSNYPLSNVDTRYNQPQQSDYWNQQNYGHQDYQAQDYNTDWQQQPTNQSQFQNEQTDIDSSQQQQPTWNYERFRDVEILHARITNRLFIAR, translated from the exons ATGAAT AATCCGTACAGAGCACGTCCAAGCAGATCAAGACCAGATCCGGCCGCAGTACTGAATTATGGAGTACAGAATCAAAATTCATGGGGTTCAGTGCCGGTCACAGGGCCACAATCGATCCCAGCGCAGGGTGGTTTTCAAGGACAGCATCAGATAGGGAATCAGCCAAAGCAAAGCGCAGGCGATCCTTGGGACTGGGGGACAGATAATGCGGACAATGGAAACGATTCGTGGAATTGGAGCGTCGATCAGCAGGCTGAGACACAGCAGCAGTTACCGCAGCAACAACAATTGCCGCAACAACAGCAACTGTCCCAACAACAACCATTGCAGCAACATTCGCAGCAGTTTGTGCCTTCCTATTCCAGCAACATGCAAACTCCACCAAAACCTACGCAAGATAATTATTATCAGAATTTAAATGGGAATAACAGGCAAATGCCTATGAGTCAAACTCACCAAATTGATGGAAACATTGCACAAAATATTCCCAGTCGAGAGCCAACACcccaacagcaacagcagcctAAACAGCCAGATAATTATTCGATTTATTCGAATTACAGTGCGAATCAGCAACAACCGATTCCAGGACGTCTCGGTGCAACCAAAGTGAGCAATCCTCCGAGCGGAAATGAGCATTCCCAATGGTTAACAACTCAACAGCCTCAAAACCAGGTCACCGATAATTCCGACCGTCAAATTCCGCCTTTCAATCCCTACTTCCAAACAAACCCACCGAATTTCGATTCGAAACAGCTGGCAACCTCTGTTCCACCGCAACAGCCAATTCCCAACAATTACAACTGGAATCCTGAGCCCACCCGCACTCCTCAACCATCGACCAATTGGCAAAATCATACTGAAGTCCCTAACACCGGATACTGGAACGAGAATCCGAGCAACGAACCGGACAATCGTTTTAAAAGTCCACCAGACACGCAGTGGCAGCCTCGTAACTCGCAAAATTCACAACCCTATGCTCCTAACCCACCGACTAATCAATGGCCACAGCAGAACGTGAACCACGACCCCGAACCGATTAACCAGAGACAACTGTCCAGAGAT TCATCGATAAATAACACGCCTCCTGGACCAAACATGTGGAATCAAGCCAAAGGTTTGACGAGCTCACAATCTTGGCAGCAAATGCCTGTTCAGTCGGAGGTTTCGTCAGGACAATGGTCGCAGCAGCACAGCGTTGATTCAACCGGGAATACGACGGACGCAGTATCGGAGGAGGACATGATACCCGGTCGAATGTCTTCGAAAGAATGGTCGCAGGTGAAGCCGCCGCTTGCGCATTTTGCATCGTCGACAGCGTCGACGACTTCCGGTTCGATACCGAATTTGTCAAGCAGCGCCGATCCGACGgacgagcgaaaaaaatctttagcCACTTCGGTGGCGAGTTCGACCTCGTTGAACGACTCGCCGACCGAGGGCAAAGCACCGATTTCTTATCAGTCACCGAGTACCAATTGGATCAGGGCCTCTGAGACTAATTCGACGTCTGACAACTCTGAGAACGTGCTTTCTCGAAACAAGAATCATCATGAGAACGTGGATTGGAACACGGATTCCGATTGGGGAAATTCAAGACCAATTACCGATTTGTCTGCGAGCGTCAGCCAATTGAGTCTCGGAAGTGATAAATCTTCTCAGCAACAACATGAAATTCTTCATCCAGATACCACCCCGAGTCAATCCTTGGCCCCAGAAGAAATGGGACCGAGTGCTCAAGCAATGGGAAGGACTGGTCAAGATAATGTGCCAGCTCAAACACCTTTCGAAACAACGCCGTCAGAGATCCCGGCACATCCGCCCTATCCAAGCAACCCTAGTGCTAGTATGCCGGAAAGTGCAATTCCGCAGACAAGTTACGATCAATGGTACAATCAAAATGCATCGCAGTCTCAGCAACAAATGGGGAGCAGTTGGTACGTCAACGATCGTTCCCGGCTACCGGTACAAGCTCAACCCCAACAACAATGGAATCCTGATCAGAACGTCGAGAACTACGAAAACATTCAACAATCCACGGAGTTTGTTAATCTCGAAGTCGTAACGCCGGTTACGCAAGAGCGTGATATTTACGGTTCGAGGGATTCGATAAATCGGGAAACCCTAGAAAACGATCAGAAACCCGTGGTGAATATGCCGAAAGACAATTCGACGAGCTTACGCGACACACGACAGGAAGCTAACAACGTTGAAATTCCACTGATTATTCAACAGAGCGAACAGCAGCCACCGGAAAATTATGAATTCGCCTCCAACGATAGAAACACTTTTCTCGAGACCGGCGAACTCACCGATTCCCATAAGGAACACGAGTCAACTCCGCCGAGTCAGGACGACGAGAACGATGAAGTGCCCAGTGATATaccattcttacgggaagttcCTGGCCAATCGAGCTCCGGAGATGCTCGTAGAAATCGCGACGATCCCACTGGACAGGAACAGCAAATTCAATCCAGTCCGCGAGTCGCTCCCGATCCAAGAAGGAATGATCCCACCGGACAAGCCCAAATCTTGCCCCCGAGAAATATCCCCGAACGCACCGAACGCCGCGACGTTCCACCTGGGCAGGAAAGAAACTCCAGCGGTCTGCCTAGATCCGACAACGACACCCTCGAACGTCGCAACGATCCTTCTGGCCGCGAACGATCTTTGCCTCCTTCCCAATCTCGCAACGATCCCTCCGGCGAAGAACGCGTCCAATCGACACAATCCGTCGCACTCGAAACTAGCGAACTCCGAGAAGTCCCAGGAAGCGGTACCGCCCCCGAAGAATCATCCATTCCTATCGATAGCACCGTCAGACAAATTCCTGGTGGCGCATCCCCTAATGATACTACCCAAATCTCCGACGAAAGAAACAACGCCCGAGTCGTCACTGGCTCCACCGAAGTTGGGTTGCCCGTTC TTTCGACGAGCCATCAAGAGCAATCTACCGAGTCGAGAAGCAAACGCGAGGAGGCTGTGGGTGCCTCGGTTGGGGAAACTCCGGTTGGGCAACCGAATCGTCGCGATTCTTATGAGGATGGCGATGACGAGGGCTCGGGAAACAGTAGAGACGGAAGTCGAGAACGACGACGCGACGCTAGCCCGACCGAGCGACGACGTTACGATTATGATAGGAAAGGACCTTA TTACGATCGAGATCGTGAATACGACGATGATTACTACTACGATCGTCGTCGTGGTGCGGATTACGATCGTGCGTACAATTCCCGTGAAGATTTAGATCGCCGGGATGCTTCGTACAGGGAAGGCGATCGTAGACAAAACAGTAGAGACGATCTTGATCGTCACGCACGAGACGAGCCTGAGAGACGTGGCAGGTCGAAGGAAGATTTGGACGAAAGTGACGGAAGGCGAAGAGCCGATGATCGAAGACGAGGCGATCGACTAGACGATCCACGGAGGCGGGATCGCGAACCTCGTGATTTTGATTCCCGCTACTCGAGAATGGATCCACGCGATCGCGAGTACTCCGAGCGTAGGAGAGATGAACGTCGACCGCGACGATACGACGATTATGATCCGCGAGACCCTCCATCGCGAAGAGATTATTACGAAGATCCTTACGCACGAAG TTCCAGACCTTCGAGTAGATCGTCTTACAACGATCGAGATCGAGATTATTATATGCGAGCACGAGATCCTTATTACGGTTATCCTG CAGGATACAATGGATACGATTACGGAGCGAATTACAACGCAAATTACTTTTCGTACCTCGAAAATTTACGACGCACCAATCCCGCGGCGTATTCGGAATGGTATCACAAGTACTATGCAAATCAACACCAGCCACCGGTTGCCAGAACAGTTGGATCGACATATCAGGAAGACCGTGCGAGTGTCCATTCGGGACGGAGTTCCTGCGAAGATAG GACAACGACAAGCGAGAAAAGGACTCTTGGCGATTTGTCCATCCTGGAAGACTCGAGAATCGCGTCTCGGCTGACGCCTACGAAGTTCTCGACCTCTCACGTTATAG GTTCTctttcgattggatcgttgcTTCACGTACATGCCTGCTATCCGGCTGACGGGGACCGGGCCAAAGTGGACGTTCTGCGATTGGATTACCATCTCATGCACGATCCGATCGCACGCGAGCTTCGAGCGTACCCAGGACCTCTTATCAAGCAAGT GGGTGTTACTCACAAGAAAACAATCATCGATTATTGCGAATCGAAGATCAAGAAAGCAGCCATTAGTGACGAGCCCTTCGACAAAGCATCGTACATTCTTCTCTATGAGCTCATGATCATGTTGATTCAACAAAATGGG AACGTCGTCGGAGTCGATATCGCTGAGCTTTTGCTCCAAAACAAAAAGGAATATCCGTATAGCGTAACCAAGGAATCAGTGCGACGAGAGTCGACTATATCGCAAAGGTCAGGAGGCACTGGTGGTGATGAAGGATCGCCGGGACAGGAAATCGTGGAAACTGTTAAACAACGAAAAACAGTTGAGCAAACAACTGAAGAATTTAGAGATACGCTTTTGTATGGATTGGTTCAAGAAGCTTTGG AATACGCAATGGCCGAAGGTCTCTGGGGTCACGCATTGTTCCTCGCGAGTAAATTGGACAAACGTACTCACGCTTTGGTAATGACACGTTTTGCAAATAGTCTTCCAGCTCAAGATCCTCTGCAAACGCTTTACCAGCTCCATTCGGGTCGTGTACCGGCCAGTGTTACA TGCGTTTCCGATCCAAAGTGGGACGATTGGCGGCCACATTTGGCAATGATAATATCAAACACATCAGTGAATCCGGAAATAAATCGTCGTTCGATAACGACTTTGGGTGACACACTTGCGGCTCGTGGCGACATTCATGCTGCCCACTTTTGTTACATATTAGCACAATTAGATTTTGGTCCTTACGGTTCACCAGGTGTGAAGCTGGTATTGATAGGTTCGAATCACCAACGACCGTACGAGGAATTTGTAACGCCTGAAGCGATAATGTTGACAGAGATTTACGAGTACGCGCGTAATTTGAGCGAGGCAGGATTCACCATTGTGGATCTCCAGACGTTCAAATTCGAATCAGCCCGAAAGATGGTCGACTATGGTTTAATGGAAAAAGCGTTGTTGTATCTCGAGCAAATAGCTGTTAACATCGTCAACGATCCTTCCAAATACAAAGCGTCGTTCATAAGCGACGTTTACACGCTCGGAGACCGAATCAAATATCACGATCCCGTGTTCAAAGATTCTCTCGACGATGCTGCCAATCTCGTGTGGTTGAACAATCTCGCTGAAGTTTTGGATCGTTACCAAACCGGAGAGATTGTTCAGCAGGATTACAAAAATCTTCGCGTTCCCGATACTCTTGAAAATTATTCTTCTGTCGAGCAAGAATTCCGCGAAACTGTTGCACAGCCACGGGGTATCGGACGCATCGATACCAACAATTACAACGAAGGACCAACGTCTTTGATGGAAGTGCCGAATTCTGAGGATCAACAAGCCATTTGGCAGCCTCTTTCCTTACCCTCAAACGTTCAAGACCAGTACACTACGGTTGACCAAACATCTAATTATCCTCTCAGCAACGTTGACACTCGCTACAATCAACCCCAACAGTCAGATTATTGgaatcaacaaaattatggGCATCAGGATTATCAAGCCCAGGATTACAACACCGATTGGCAACAACAACCCACCAATCAGTCGCAATTTCAGAACGAACAAACGGACATTGACTCGTCTCAACAACAACAACCAACTTGGAATTACGAG CGATTTCGCgatgttgaaattttacacGCGCGCATCACAAACAGGCTTTTTATTGCACGTTGA